The Lycium barbarum isolate Lr01 chromosome 12, ASM1917538v2, whole genome shotgun sequence genome includes a region encoding these proteins:
- the LOC132622676 gene encoding phospholipase A1-IIgamma-like gives MACIDKGLEVLRRKIKSCFKRKKGIENRDNSIAERWEILSGNNNWEGLLDPLDYDLRRYLIHYGQMPQAICDSFNSETASKNLGTNRYSKKNLFTKVGLDKDNPHKYEVTKYFYGASDVAEKIKVSNWIGFVAVATDEGKVALGRRDILIAWRGTMCPAEMNDDSDWVLVKPTKIFGENKDNILVHRGFYSVYTSLNEASKFNRTTSARDQVLEEVKRLVEQYKREKVSITLSGHSLGSSLATLCAVDIVVNQINKEFPVTAFVFASPRVGEENFKKAYEKLKNLQILRVSNAPDPVPNMPDRGQVEGSPTEWRVYEHVGFELPIDTTKSKYLKKDINGHILEVYLHGIAGTHGPKGEFKLEIKRDIALVNKEAPLLKEEFGVPVAWWIVKNKGMVQQEDGSWTLDDREDDSDFSQ, from the exons ATGGCATGCATTGACAAAGGATTAGAAGTCCTCAGAAGAAAAATTAAGAGTTGTttcaaaaggaaaaaaggaatcGAAAACAGAGACAACAGCATAGCAGAAAGATGGGAAATTTTGAGTGGCAACAACAATTGGGAAGGCTTACTTGACCCTTTGGATTATGATCTTCGAAGATACCTTATTCACTATGGCCAAATGCCTCAAGCTATCTGTGATTCATTCAACAGTGAAACAGCTTCAAAGAATTTAGGTACAAATCGTTACTCAAAAAAGAACTTATTCACAAAAGTGGGACTAGACAAAGACAACCCTCACAAATATGAAGTGACCAAATATTTCTATGGAGCTTCAGATGTAGCTGAAAAGATTAAAGTATCAAATTGGATTGGATTTGTTGCTGTTGCTACTGATGAAGGTAAAGTTGCGTTAGGGAGAAGAGATATTTTAATTGCTTGGAGAGGGACTATGTGTCCTGCAGAAATGAATGATGACAGTGATTGGGTTTTGGTCAAACCTACAAAGATCTTTGGAGAAAATAAGGATAACATTCTTGTTCACAGAGGTTTTTATTCAGTTTATACTTCTCTTAATGAGGCATCAAAATTCAATCGAACAACTAGTGCTAGAGATCAG GTTCTTGAAGAAGTTAAACGGTTGGTGGAGCAATACAAGAGGGAAAAAGTTAGCATTACTCTAAGTGGGCACAGTTTGGGTTCATCATTGGCCACATTATGCGCCGTTGACATAGTTGTCAACCAAATCAATAAGGAGTTTCCAGTGACTGCATTTGTATTTGCTAGCCCTCGAGTTGGAGAAGAGAATTTCAAGAAAGCTTATGAAAAATTGAAAAATCTTCAAATATTGCGCGTTAGCAATGCCCCTGATCCAGTTCCGAACATGCCAGATCGTGGACAGGTCGAAGGTTCTCCAACAGAATGGAGAGTGTATGAACATGTTGGCTTTGAACTTCCAATTGATACTACAAAGTCAAAGTACTTGAAGAAAGACATAAATGGTCATATTCTGGAGGTTTATTTGCATGGAATTGCTGGAACACATGGACCAAAAGGAGAGTTCAAGTTGGAAATAAAGCGGGATATTGCTCTTGTGAATAAGGAAGCGCCCTTATTGAAGGAAGAATTTGGTGTACCAGTAGCGTGGTGGATCGTGAAAAACAAAGGAATGGTTCAACAAGAAGATGGATCTTGGACTCTCGATGATCGTGAGGATGACAGTGATTTTTCACAGTAA
- the LOC132622776 gene encoding phospholipase A1-II 1-like, whose protein sequence is MEKMPIFLSALCIFSMVSPTLEMMQSAYTNMGNMTERWRLLSGSNNWESLLDPLDNDLRRYLIHYGEMAQATRDAFNTNKLSKYAGSCKYSKKNLFSQTGIEMSNPFKYEVTKYIYATSSLQVPEALIIKSLSREAWSKESNWVGFVAVATDEGKIALGRRDIVIVWRGSVQTIEWLNDFDFIQVSAPTIFGEKSVPKVHRGWYSVYTSDDLRSPFNKASARDQILGEVQRLVEQYKNEEISITVTGHSMGAALATLNAGDIVFNGLNKGFSVTAFLFASPRVGDENFKRIFSKLQNLRALRVRNAPDIVPTYPLLGYSDVGVELAVDTRKSGYLKSPGDQSSWHNMDCYLHGVAGTQGSKGGFKLEVERDISLINKYLDALKDEYGVSASWWIEKNKGMVQQQNGSWILMDHEVDDF, encoded by the exons ATGGAAAAGATGCCCATATTCTTGTCTGCACTTTGCATCTTTTCTATGGTTTCTCCCACCTTAGAAATGATGCAAAGTGCGTACACAAATATGGGCAATATGACGGAAAGATGGAGGCTTCTTAGTGGGAGTAACAATTGGGAAAGCTTATTAGATCCACTAGACAATGATCTTCGTCGATACCTTATTCACTATGGAGAAATGGCACAAGCAACTCGAGACGCCTTCAACACCAACAAGCTATCAAAGTATGCTGGAAGTTGCAAATACTCTAAGAAGAACTTATTCTCTCAAACGGGGATAGAGATGTCCAATCCGTTCAAGTATGAGGTGACCAAATATATTTACGCGACTTCATCTCTACAAGTTCCAGAAGCATTGATTATTAAATCATTGTCAAGGGAAGCTTGGAGTAAAGAGTCAAATTGGGTTGGTTTTGTTGCTGTGGCTACTGATGAGGGGAAAATTGCATTAGGAAGAAGGGATATAGTGATAGTTTGGAGAGGAAGTGTTCAGACAATTGAATGGCTTAATGATTTTGATTTTATTCAAGTCTCAGCCCCTACAATTTTTGGTGAAAAATCTGTTCCCAAAGTTCATCGTGGTTGGTATTCTGTTTATACTTCTGACGATTTGCGATCACCATTCAATAAGGCCAGTGCTAGAGACCAG ATACTTGGTGAAGTTCAAAGATTGGTGGAACAATACAAGAATGAAGAAATTAGCATAACAGTAACAGGACATAGCATGGGGGCAGCTCTGGCGACATTAAATGCAGGAGATATTGTTTTCAATGGACTTAACAAGGGATTTTCAGTCACTGCATTTCTATTTGCAAGTCCAAGAGTGGGAGATGAAAATTTCAAGAGAATCTTCTCCAAACTCCAAAATCTTCGAGCTCTGAGAGTCCGAAATGCCCCAGATATAGTTCCAACTTACCCGTTGCTTGGCTACTCAGATGTTGGTGTCGAATTAGCTGTTGACACTAGGAAATCGGGCTATTTAAAAAGTCCTGGAGACCAGAGCAGTTGGCATAATATGGACTGTTACTTGCACGGAGTTGCTGGAACGCAAGGATCAAAAGGAGGGTTCAAGCTAGAAGTGGAACGCGATATTTCACTTATTAACAAGTATTTGGACGCGTTAAAAGATGAATATGGTGTATCAGCTTCATGGTGGATTGAGAAGAATAAAGGAATGGTTCAACAACAAAATGGATCCTGGATTCTCATGGATCATGAAGTTGATgatttttaa